One part of the Geothrix edaphica genome encodes these proteins:
- a CDS encoding inositol monophosphatase family protein codes for MYDAQRDACLAAAQAGGKVLLGYFRKLDPAAITEKTKNDFVSDADRAAEAAIRAELDFRFPQYGFVGEEGGASGDTERRWIVDPLDGTLNFVQGFPHWCVSVALWDADGPVVGCVLDPLREDCFLAVRGMGATWNGQPMRVSRQAGLDGAFLATGFAFQLGERWPAFNAALGRVFPRAKGIRRAGSAALDLAHVACGIFDGYFELGLKPWDIAAGALLVQEAGGIITDWEGGQEWFESGSLVVGNPGVQQALRACLHPS; via the coding sequence ATGTACGATGCGCAACGCGATGCCTGCCTGGCTGCGGCCCAGGCTGGGGGGAAGGTGCTCCTCGGGTACTTCCGGAAGCTCGACCCGGCCGCCATCACCGAGAAGACCAAGAACGACTTCGTGAGCGACGCCGATCGCGCTGCCGAAGCGGCCATCCGCGCTGAGCTGGATTTCCGCTTCCCCCAGTACGGCTTCGTGGGCGAGGAGGGCGGAGCCTCGGGAGACACCGAGCGCCGCTGGATTGTCGATCCGCTGGACGGCACGCTCAACTTCGTCCAGGGCTTCCCCCACTGGTGCGTGTCCGTGGCCCTGTGGGACGCGGACGGTCCCGTGGTGGGCTGCGTGCTGGATCCCCTGCGGGAGGACTGCTTCCTGGCGGTGCGGGGGATGGGCGCCACCTGGAACGGCCAGCCCATGCGCGTCTCCCGGCAGGCGGGGCTGGACGGGGCCTTCCTGGCCACGGGCTTCGCCTTCCAGCTGGGCGAGCGCTGGCCGGCCTTCAACGCCGCCCTCGGCCGCGTCTTCCCCCGCGCCAAGGGCATCCGCCGCGCCGGCAGCGCCGCCCTGGACCTGGCCCATGTCGCCTGCGGCATCTTCGACGGCTATTTCGAGCTGGGCCTCAAGCCCTGGGACATCGCCGCAGGCGCCCTGCTGGTGCAGGAGGCCGGCGGCATCATCACCGACTGGGAAGGCGGGCAGGAGTGGTTCGAGAGCGGGAGCCTGGTGGTGGGGAATCCCGGAGTGCAGCAAGCGTTGCGGGCCTGTTTGCACCCGTCCTAG
- a CDS encoding SDR family oxidoreductase, protein MTPQATGASLMDPGRPLILVTGATGYIGGRLVPRLLAAGHRVRCMARNPDRLAGRSWPGAEAVKGDVSDPASLAVALEGVSQAYYLVHAMSEDRPDFRDRDLGHALVFAAACAKAGVQRIIYLGGLGDPARQRSEHLASRQEVGAALGSTGVPVLEFRAAVIVGSGSASFEMLRHLTERLPIMITPRWVNTRCQPIGVRNVLGYLTEALEHPEVSGIFEIGGRDILDYRRMMLGYAEARGLRRLIIPMRVPLPILSALWVDLVTPIPLELVKPLIEGMTTEVVVRDPRALEVFRVRPMAYKEALALALERLDEDAVETTWATSLSREQEEQVLGSHEGMFLERHHRHVKAPPHVVFDTFCALGGENGWPAGNWLWQIRGLLDRAFRGMGMRRGRRHPRQLRVGDPVDFWRVEALEEDRLLRLRSEMKLDGHAWLQFTVRPEGAGSRLEQLAFFEPHGVLGLIYWYSMLPFHLFVFPGMIRALKRRAEAAVTESRPGA, encoded by the coding sequence ATGACGCCCCAGGCCACGGGCGCCAGCCTGATGGATCCCGGCAGGCCGCTCATCCTCGTGACTGGCGCCACGGGCTACATCGGGGGACGCCTGGTGCCCCGCCTGCTCGCTGCGGGCCACCGCGTCCGCTGCATGGCCCGCAACCCCGACCGCCTGGCCGGGCGCAGCTGGCCCGGGGCGGAGGCGGTGAAGGGGGACGTGAGCGATCCGGCCTCCCTGGCGGTGGCCCTGGAGGGCGTGTCGCAGGCCTACTACCTGGTCCATGCCATGAGCGAGGACCGGCCGGATTTCCGCGACCGTGACCTGGGCCACGCCCTGGTCTTCGCGGCGGCCTGCGCCAAGGCCGGTGTGCAGCGGATCATCTACCTGGGCGGCCTGGGGGATCCCGCGCGGCAGCGCAGCGAGCACCTGGCCAGCCGGCAGGAGGTGGGCGCGGCCCTGGGGTCCACCGGCGTGCCGGTGCTGGAGTTCCGGGCGGCCGTCATCGTGGGCAGCGGCAGCGCCAGCTTCGAGATGCTCCGCCACCTCACGGAGCGCCTGCCCATCATGATCACCCCGCGCTGGGTGAACACGCGCTGCCAGCCCATCGGCGTGCGCAACGTGCTGGGCTACCTCACCGAGGCGCTGGAACATCCCGAGGTCTCGGGCATCTTCGAGATCGGCGGCCGGGACATCCTGGACTACCGGCGGATGATGCTGGGCTACGCCGAGGCCCGGGGCCTGCGCCGCCTCATCATCCCCATGCGCGTGCCGCTGCCGATCCTGTCGGCGCTGTGGGTGGACCTGGTCACGCCGATCCCGCTGGAGCTCGTGAAGCCCCTGATCGAAGGGATGACCACCGAGGTGGTGGTCCGCGATCCCCGGGCCCTGGAGGTCTTCCGGGTGCGGCCCATGGCCTACAAGGAGGCCCTGGCCCTGGCCCTCGAACGCCTGGACGAGGATGCCGTGGAGACCACCTGGGCCACGAGCCTCTCCCGCGAGCAGGAGGAGCAGGTCCTGGGTTCCCACGAGGGCATGTTCCTGGAGCGCCACCACCGGCACGTCAAGGCGCCGCCCCACGTGGTGTTCGACACATTCTGCGCCCTGGGCGGGGAGAACGGCTGGCCCGCCGGCAACTGGCTGTGGCAGATCCGGGGCCTCCTGGACCGGGCCTTCCGGGGCATGGGCATGCGGCGGGGCCGCCGCCACCCGAGGCAGCTGCGCGTGGGCGACCCCGTGGACTTCTGGCGGGTGGAGGCCCTGGAGGAGGACCGCCTCCTCCGGCTCCGGTCCGAGATGAAGCTGGACGGCCATGCCTGGCTCCAGTTCACGGTGCGGCCCGAAGGGGCGGGCTCGCGGCTGGAACAGCTGGCCTTCTTCGAGCCCCACGGCGTTCTCGGGCTCATCTACTGGTATTCGATGCTCCCCTTCCACCTCTTTGTGTTCCCGGGCATGATCCGGGCGCTCAAGCGACGGGCCGAAGCCGCCGTGACAGAATCGAGGCCGGGAGCCTGA
- a CDS encoding NifU family protein, which yields MPKVINIEPTPNPDALKFLVHPAILKAGSRSFKDFGAAVGDPLGSALFALGKVTSVFYMDRFVTVNKEPSAEWTDLIDPICESIEDLKLPENDTGDAAGLTPGGDADATLERINQLLDSRIRPGLAGDGGGLEVISFDGQTLQISYHGACGSCPSSTSGTLRYIEGLLQEEVSPSIRVVSW from the coding sequence ATGCCCAAGGTCATCAACATCGAGCCCACCCCCAATCCCGACGCTCTGAAGTTCCTGGTGCATCCGGCCATCCTCAAGGCCGGCTCGCGGTCCTTCAAGGATTTCGGCGCGGCCGTGGGCGATCCGCTGGGCTCGGCCCTCTTCGCCCTGGGCAAGGTGACCTCCGTGTTCTACATGGACCGCTTCGTCACGGTGAACAAGGAGCCGTCGGCCGAGTGGACCGACCTCATCGATCCCATCTGCGAATCCATCGAGGACCTGAAGCTCCCGGAGAACGACACGGGCGACGCGGCGGGGCTGACGCCCGGTGGCGACGCGGACGCCACGCTGGAGCGCATCAACCAGCTGCTGGACTCCCGCATCCGGCCCGGCCTGGCCGGGGATGGCGGCGGCCTGGAGGTGATCTCCTTCGACGGCCAGACCCTCCAGATCAGCTACCACGGCGCCTGCGGCTCCTGCCCCTCCTCCACCAGCGGCACCCTGCGCTACATCGAGGGGCTGCTCCAGGAGGAAGTGAGTCCCAGCATTCGCGTTGTGAGCTGGTGA
- a CDS encoding TonB-dependent receptor → MLSPRSVSYLIPLLLIAGPPLRGQTSTTGAVTGLVCDTRGTPLAGARVRATSSQIQRTTTSDQKGGFHLPLLNPGDWILEITLAGHSTLSLPLTVTTNNVHPVKVKMAPLGQARVEVLAATLQVDLSANTQGSSFTAPDLERLPTGRDLSDMLMLGPGVEDSGFTNTGATNWNGNPSVSGASSLENQYLLDGLLTNDFRTGFQGAVVPKDWIEQVEVQTGGFAPEYSALGGIVVAVTKQGTNTFAGSLAYTSTIPQLQARANYNPAEGQLKPNDPQRTWDSTFTVGGPLLKGRLYFFLGGYFNRVEPDPASVTPNNQGFRSDPPKDDTRNLYGKVNWFPHLDHQLILVLQDRNRDQSQDHRYPSPNGTAQLGRSIHDRTRNVNLNWDWSISPSMVLAVKAGRSQFDLKRRPTDGTEVRVNDLMYYSPLGPWGSQPLPPSTLPGSGFQYGGFGPYNLNNAITTRQVRADFTWLLDGHAIKAGVSRVMPEWISQGQTTGGYAVNIYQFNSGPNQYQFRGLRRIFSSGDSRATGDYSALYLQDTWEIRPGFHLMYGLRYEGQEQRDNQGSTFFKFTRAKDVTQPRIGFTWDLQGDGRSKLSGSYGRYYEQIPLNPVMSTGGGGVNLWENYSPASASYDLTTRAWAITGPPDGIPGFDPRPTFDIGAFWGTRPPIAEGIQLPQRDEYTFGYDHQFASGWLTGVHLRWRKLTHVIEDSVPTDRDGKPIDGKGFSILWNPKSGATVRWRNNALHRDPGALNVWVNDVFPTAYNLYRAIDFTLAKRGPDYSLELSYTRSRFEGSYEGLAVQFQASANLSVTYDYWPYVGVGLLPLDHTHSLKLLATKSLPLFGHTFTVGTFTRLVSGIPSTDWDDTNNFGGYNGAVHPIDGRYGNHGRMPTQVVCDLILRYELRFSRVKVTPSLNVFNLFNQRTVVGVDESKAWGEYSYPEGNPNWRQPWAWLTGRNLSWGLSLTF, encoded by the coding sequence ATGTTGTCCCCGCGGTCCGTCAGCTACTTGATCCCTCTTCTGCTGATCGCCGGCCCGCCGCTGCGGGGGCAGACGTCCACCACTGGGGCTGTCACCGGTCTGGTGTGTGACACCAGAGGCACACCCCTGGCGGGCGCCAGGGTTCGGGCGACCTCATCGCAAATCCAGCGAACGACCACCTCGGACCAGAAGGGCGGATTCCATCTCCCCCTGCTCAACCCCGGCGACTGGATCCTGGAGATCACGCTGGCGGGCCACTCCACGCTGTCCCTGCCCCTCACCGTCACCACCAACAATGTCCACCCTGTGAAAGTGAAGATGGCACCGTTGGGACAGGCGCGGGTTGAGGTTTTAGCCGCGACCCTGCAGGTGGACCTGAGCGCGAACACCCAGGGCTCCAGCTTTACCGCCCCCGACCTTGAGCGGTTGCCCACCGGCCGGGACTTGAGCGACATGCTCATGCTCGGGCCCGGGGTGGAGGATTCGGGCTTCACGAACACTGGCGCCACCAACTGGAATGGCAATCCCTCGGTGAGCGGCGCGTCTTCCCTGGAAAACCAGTACCTGCTCGATGGACTGCTGACGAACGACTTCCGCACCGGCTTCCAGGGCGCGGTCGTGCCGAAGGATTGGATCGAGCAGGTGGAGGTACAAACTGGCGGCTTCGCCCCGGAGTACTCGGCGCTCGGCGGTATCGTGGTGGCGGTCACCAAGCAGGGCACCAACACCTTCGCCGGTTCCCTGGCATACACCTCGACCATTCCGCAGTTGCAGGCACGCGCGAACTACAACCCGGCCGAGGGTCAGCTGAAGCCCAACGACCCGCAGCGGACCTGGGACTCCACCTTCACGGTCGGCGGGCCCCTGCTCAAGGGCCGCCTGTATTTCTTCCTCGGCGGTTATTTCAACCGGGTGGAGCCCGACCCGGCCTCCGTGACCCCCAACAACCAAGGTTTCAGGTCCGACCCACCGAAGGATGACACCCGCAACCTGTACGGCAAGGTGAACTGGTTCCCGCACCTGGACCATCAACTGATCCTCGTGCTCCAGGACCGCAACCGCGATCAGAGCCAGGACCACCGCTATCCCTCACCGAACGGCACCGCCCAGCTCGGCCGGTCGATCCATGACCGCACCCGAAACGTGAACCTCAACTGGGACTGGAGCATCAGCCCCTCGATGGTGCTGGCGGTGAAGGCTGGACGTTCCCAGTTCGACCTGAAGCGAAGGCCGACGGATGGCACCGAGGTGCGGGTAAACGACCTGATGTACTACAGCCCCTTGGGGCCCTGGGGCTCCCAGCCACTGCCCCCGTCCACCCTTCCCGGAAGCGGTTTCCAGTACGGTGGATTTGGGCCGTACAACCTGAATAACGCAATCACCACTCGTCAGGTGCGCGCCGATTTCACCTGGCTGCTGGACGGCCACGCCATCAAAGCCGGAGTGAGCCGAGTCATGCCGGAGTGGATCAGCCAGGGACAGACCACGGGCGGTTATGCCGTCAACATCTATCAATTCAACTCCGGACCCAATCAGTACCAATTCCGGGGTCTGCGGCGGATCTTCTCCTCCGGGGATTCGCGGGCCACCGGCGACTACTCCGCCCTCTACCTCCAGGACACCTGGGAGATCCGGCCGGGTTTCCACCTGATGTACGGGCTCCGCTACGAGGGCCAAGAGCAGCGCGACAACCAGGGGAGCACCTTCTTCAAGTTCACCCGGGCCAAGGATGTCACCCAGCCGCGCATCGGCTTCACCTGGGACCTGCAGGGCGACGGCCGAAGCAAGCTGAGCGGAAGCTACGGCCGCTACTACGAGCAGATCCCCCTGAACCCAGTGATGTCCACTGGGGGGGGCGGCGTGAACCTCTGGGAGAACTACAGCCCCGCCAGCGCCAGCTACGACCTCACGACCCGCGCCTGGGCCATTACAGGTCCTCCGGACGGCATCCCCGGGTTCGACCCGCGTCCGACCTTCGACATCGGCGCATTCTGGGGTACGCGTCCGCCCATCGCCGAGGGCATCCAGCTTCCGCAACGGGACGAGTACACCTTCGGCTACGACCACCAGTTCGCCAGCGGATGGCTGACCGGCGTCCACCTCCGCTGGCGCAAGCTGACCCATGTCATCGAGGATTCGGTCCCCACCGACCGCGACGGCAAACCCATCGACGGTAAAGGGTTCTCTATCCTCTGGAATCCCAAGTCCGGCGCCACCGTGCGCTGGCGGAACAATGCCCTGCACCGTGATCCCGGCGCGCTCAATGTGTGGGTGAACGATGTCTTCCCCACCGCCTACAACCTCTACCGGGCCATCGACTTCACCCTGGCCAAGCGCGGCCCCGACTACAGCCTCGAGCTCAGCTACACCCGCAGCCGCTTCGAGGGCTCCTACGAAGGCTTGGCCGTGCAGTTCCAGGCCAGTGCCAACCTGTCAGTCACCTACGACTATTGGCCCTATGTGGGCGTGGGCCTCCTGCCCCTCGACCACACCCACAGCCTGAAGCTGCTCGCCACCAAGAGCCTCCCGCTCTTTGGCCACACCTTCACCGTCGGTACCTTCACTCGGCTGGTGAGCGGTATCCCCAGTACCGATTGGGACGACACCAACAACTTCGGCGGCTACAACGGGGCGGTACACCCCATCGACGGCAGGTACGGCAACCACGGCCGCATGCCCACCCAGGTGGTATGCGACCTCATTCTGCGTTATGAGCTGCGCTTCAGCCGGGTCAAGGTCACGCCCTCCTTGAACGTGTTCAACTTGTTCAACCAGCGGACGGTTGTCGGCGTGGACGAGAGCAAAGCCTGGGGGGAGTATTCCTACCCGGAAGGCAACCCCAACTGGCGCCAACCCTGGGCCTGGCTCACCGGCCGCAACCTGAGCTGGGGCCTGTCCCTGACCTTCTGA
- a CDS encoding serine/threonine-protein kinase has product MPAQNLPIGTSLGPYRVLALLGKGGMGEVYRAHDPKLGREVAIKVLPAAFAENAERLHRFEREARAASALNHPNILTVYELGTHEGSPFLVMELLQGLTLRELMNQGPLTVARIAELGRQIAAGLAAAHERGIIHRDLKPENLFLTQRDVVKILDFGLAKRSCAGEEPTSVMTLATSTGMVVGTSFYMSPEQATGKTVGFASDQFSLGVVLYEMLAGSRPFSGDSIAETLAAIVRDEPVPLEHLATGIPAGLTAIVHRCLAKDPAKRYGSDGELEAALAALTTEEGTPVPRPPSRLRARLRLPRRRLLPAAGVALAAALGLLLWWHPWEPAAPRWDDHLALVLPLENRTGDPSLDELGQQAADLVRQDLEKVGSLKLAVNPGGRDLQRLAETTHARLVATGSYARRGRDLVFQARLEDPWTGTTIYSLGPWQAPAEDPTAALKELRQYLAGALAVSLCDNGGTRLGTWRAPRLDTWLQSKKYYEQFNADPEGTIAGLRKLLESDPDGFDAIQVLLAYLATPKRAEEARALLDAIEPRSSAYTFAERGYLRYFRAKTENRPAEGVKALLDVRATCGDFDALHYDLGNLYLRMHRDGSALREFRPILDSSLNWEGWFAGWIALPMGRILHQRGEYEEELQLARKGMAVVPDNIVFRVREIGALAAMGRVAEVEQAVLAGDLVKPSRGLAGPPRALEAAAAVEFHAHGREDEGRRWAARFLDRHPPSSDPRLWFHTTHMLRMLGRRREALALADARLASDPGNPDPLSDRGILLAELGETAEARAVEVQLAALPSRPGAIPGHPFECACVLAALGEKERMVECLRQVILDGQNLTYVLTHDEAFRKFRGYPPFEDLIKPVD; this is encoded by the coding sequence ATGCCTGCTCAAAATCTTCCCATCGGCACCTCCCTCGGTCCGTACCGCGTGCTCGCGCTGCTGGGCAAGGGCGGGATGGGCGAGGTGTACCGCGCCCATGACCCGAAGCTCGGGCGAGAAGTGGCCATCAAGGTCCTCCCGGCGGCCTTCGCCGAGAACGCAGAGCGGTTGCACCGCTTCGAGCGGGAGGCCCGGGCGGCGAGTGCGCTGAACCACCCGAATATCCTCACAGTCTATGAGCTCGGTACCCACGAGGGCTCGCCCTTCCTGGTCATGGAGCTGCTCCAGGGGTTGACCCTGCGCGAGCTGATGAACCAGGGCCCGCTGACAGTGGCGCGCATCGCGGAACTGGGGCGGCAAATCGCCGCAGGGCTGGCGGCGGCGCACGAGCGAGGCATCATCCACCGGGACCTCAAGCCCGAGAACCTCTTCCTCACCCAGCGCGATGTGGTGAAGATCCTGGATTTCGGCTTGGCCAAGCGCAGCTGCGCGGGGGAGGAACCCACGTCGGTGATGACCCTCGCTACCAGCACCGGGATGGTGGTGGGAACCTCGTTCTACATGAGCCCCGAGCAGGCGACCGGGAAGACCGTGGGGTTCGCGTCCGATCAGTTCAGCCTCGGCGTGGTGCTCTACGAGATGCTTGCCGGGAGCCGCCCCTTCTCCGGCGATTCGATTGCGGAGACGCTGGCGGCGATCGTACGGGATGAGCCGGTGCCGCTGGAACACCTGGCGACCGGCATCCCGGCGGGTCTCACCGCGATCGTCCACCGCTGCCTGGCGAAGGATCCAGCCAAGCGCTACGGGAGCGACGGCGAGCTCGAGGCGGCACTGGCGGCTCTGACGACCGAGGAGGGCACGCCGGTCCCCCGGCCCCCGTCCAGGCTGCGGGCCCGCCTGCGGCTGCCCCGCAGAAGGCTGCTGCCCGCCGCCGGAGTGGCCCTGGCCGCAGCTCTCGGCCTTCTTCTGTGGTGGCACCCCTGGGAGCCGGCTGCGCCCAGGTGGGACGACCACCTCGCGCTGGTCCTGCCCCTGGAGAACCGGACGGGGGACCCCTCCCTGGACGAGCTGGGCCAGCAGGCTGCAGACCTGGTCCGCCAGGACCTGGAGAAGGTGGGGAGCCTGAAGCTGGCCGTGAACCCTGGGGGACGCGACCTGCAACGCCTGGCGGAGACCACGCACGCGCGGCTGGTCGCGACCGGCAGCTACGCACGGCGCGGCCGGGACCTGGTGTTCCAGGCCCGGCTCGAGGATCCGTGGACAGGCACGACCATCTATTCCCTCGGGCCATGGCAGGCACCGGCGGAGGACCCCACTGCCGCGCTGAAGGAGCTCCGGCAGTACCTGGCCGGGGCGCTGGCCGTGTCCCTCTGCGACAACGGCGGCACGAGGCTCGGCACCTGGCGGGCGCCCCGCCTGGACACCTGGCTGCAGTCGAAGAAGTACTACGAGCAGTTCAATGCCGATCCCGAAGGTACAATCGCTGGATTGCGCAAGCTTCTGGAAAGCGACCCAGACGGATTCGACGCCATCCAGGTGCTCCTCGCCTACCTCGCCACGCCCAAGCGCGCTGAGGAGGCGAGGGCCCTGCTCGACGCGATCGAGCCCCGCAGCTCCGCCTACACGTTCGCGGAGCGCGGCTACCTGCGCTACTTCCGGGCGAAAACCGAGAACCGGCCCGCGGAGGGCGTCAAGGCCCTGTTGGATGTCCGTGCGACCTGTGGCGATTTCGATGCGCTCCACTACGACCTGGGGAACCTGTACCTGCGTATGCACCGGGATGGCAGCGCGCTCCGGGAATTCCGGCCGATCCTGGATTCCTCGCTGAACTGGGAGGGCTGGTTCGCGGGATGGATCGCCCTCCCCATGGGGAGGATCCTGCACCAGCGGGGAGAGTACGAGGAGGAGCTACAACTGGCTCGCAAAGGCATGGCGGTGGTGCCGGACAACATCGTCTTCCGCGTACGAGAAATTGGGGCGCTCGCAGCCATGGGCCGGGTGGCAGAGGTGGAGCAGGCGGTGCTGGCCGGCGACCTCGTCAAGCCGAGCCGCGGGCTAGCTGGCCCACCCCGGGCCCTGGAGGCCGCGGCCGCCGTGGAGTTCCATGCCCACGGCCGGGAGGATGAGGGCCGGCGCTGGGCGGCGCGGTTCCTGGATCGCCATCCGCCTTCATCGGACCCGCGGCTGTGGTTCCACACCACCCACATGCTCCGCATGCTCGGGCGGCGGAGGGAGGCGCTGGCCCTGGCGGACGCCCGGCTGGCAAGCGACCCCGGCAATCCGGATCCGCTCTCCGATCGGGGGATCCTCCTGGCGGAACTGGGCGAGACCGCCGAGGCCCGGGCGGTGGAAGTGCAGCTGGCTGCCCTTCCGTCGCGGCCAGGCGCGATACCCGGTCATCCGTTTGAATGCGCCTGTGTCCTGGCCGCGCTCGGGGAGAAGGAGAGGATGGTCGAATGCCTGCGCCAGGTCATTCTGGATGGCCAGAACCTCACCTACGTCCTGACTCACGACGAGGCCTTCCGCAAGTTCCGCGGGTATCCGCCTTTCGAGGACCTGATCAAGCCGGTTGACTAG